Proteins from one Natrinema salinisoli genomic window:
- a CDS encoding DUF655 domain-containing protein, producing the protein MSEADGDETDVRRAVVLDYLAHGLSDDGRPQYAKSPAGYAVGIEDFQLYQVAFDEDERLTIGSEVVVEPQGERDIVTECHRVEYDDLSSGAQSELEYVVQDLVEEHEERFVDFYNDAQPITLRLHQLNLLPGIGKKLRNSILDERKRKPFESFEELSERVSGLHDPDQILVDRILEELRDDDLKYQTFVGRREQEQNQ; encoded by the coding sequence ATGAGCGAAGCCGATGGCGACGAGACGGACGTTCGGCGCGCGGTCGTGTTGGACTACCTCGCACACGGGCTGTCGGACGACGGCCGACCCCAGTACGCGAAGTCCCCGGCAGGCTACGCTGTCGGCATCGAAGACTTCCAGCTCTACCAGGTCGCGTTCGACGAGGACGAGCGCCTGACCATCGGGAGCGAGGTCGTCGTCGAACCGCAGGGTGAACGGGACATCGTCACCGAGTGCCACCGCGTCGAGTACGACGACCTCTCCTCGGGCGCGCAGTCGGAACTCGAGTACGTCGTCCAAGATCTGGTCGAAGAGCACGAGGAACGGTTCGTCGACTTCTACAACGACGCCCAGCCGATCACGCTGCGACTCCACCAACTGAACCTGCTGCCGGGGATCGGGAAGAAACTCCGCAACAGCATCCTCGACGAACGAAAGCGCAAGCCCTTCGAGAGTTTCGAGGAACTCTCCGAGCGGGTGTCCGGGCTGCACGATCCCGATCAGATCCTCGTCGACCGCATCCTCGAGGAGCTTCGCGACGACGATTTGAAGTACCAGACGTTCGTGGGCCGGCGCGAACAGGAACAGAATCAGTAG
- a CDS encoding RNA polymerase Rpb4 family protein, translated as MTIFKEIVDEEFLTVSETKELLADIEAERAMDEDRELRYELARAIEHANRFAVLEPEEAQALVDDLQDIEKVDEATAYKIANLLPRDRDELRSVYAKQRYSLSGDELDEILNVVAKYA; from the coding sequence ATGACGATCTTCAAAGAGATCGTCGACGAGGAGTTCCTGACGGTCTCGGAAACGAAGGAGCTGCTCGCCGACATCGAAGCCGAACGCGCGATGGACGAGGATCGCGAGCTGCGCTACGAGCTCGCGCGAGCGATCGAACACGCCAACCGCTTTGCCGTCCTCGAGCCCGAGGAGGCACAGGCGCTGGTCGACGACCTGCAGGACATCGAGAAGGTCGACGAAGCGACGGCCTACAAGATCGCCAACCTCCTGCCGCGCGACCGGGACGAACTCCGGTCGGTGTACGCAAAGCAGCGGTACTCGCTGTCGGGGGACGAACTCGACGAAATTCTCAACGTCGTCGCCAAGTACGCCTGA
- a CDS encoding 50S ribosomal protein L21e has product MPKSNGPRQGTRKKLANSPRDRGTSPPQRAIQEYEEGEKVHLKIDPSIPDGRFHPRFDGRTGEVVGKQGDAFKVAINDGGKDKTLLVTAAHMRAQNQEKNRI; this is encoded by the coding sequence ATGCCGAAATCTAATGGCCCTCGTCAGGGAACCCGGAAGAAGCTCGCGAACAGTCCTCGAGACCGCGGTACCTCGCCGCCACAGCGCGCGATTCAGGAGTACGAGGAAGGGGAGAAGGTCCACCTGAAGATCGACCCAAGTATCCCGGACGGTCGCTTCCACCCGCGATTCGACGGTCGCACCGGTGAAGTCGTCGGCAAACAGGGCGACGCGTTCAAGGTCGCGATCAACGACGGCGGGAAGGACAAGACCCTGCTCGTGACCGCGGCCCACATGCGCGCACAGAACCAGGAAAAGAACCGGATCTGA